From Plectropomus leopardus isolate mb chromosome 17, YSFRI_Pleo_2.0, whole genome shotgun sequence, a single genomic window includes:
- the LOC121956325 gene encoding phenylalanine--tRNA ligase alpha subunit-like, whose product MSNKKENSHVKITRSQANDLAVVISRMQAKADQVEKNILASEKLLDADTERDRKKQPLIHQKENANNLGEAEGLLKDLFMDVDKAKRLHHPQAKEIERDVKNLHDRWVKDCGVYRELYSRPLVLDPKQKIDWGPLLDEKLKQLNADGYGPNLTDLEKQIAAHNILHQEIEAYSDQLQPSTTTSPEQYSALKEKYAKLYESSQRRRANLASLYEYVQGCSKELVYLSGQQERILQRDWSDRMADPRGVRMEYEQQLEIIGIPLLFYCNFTGTEQTVDIFSDVSLAFVPVQKLSFGKIGFSKAMSNKWIRVDKSSEGGPRIFRTVDSIEDQVREKLLQVQNGNTSELEEKEKNELKKRKLLSEVTVKSYWIRKGGSFSTTVTKQETELTPEMIANGSWKEKKFKPYNFEAMGVAPDCGHLHPLLKVRTQFRQIFLEMGFTEMPTNNFIESSFWNFDSLFQPQQHPARDAHDTFFLSDPALAHGFPQDYLERVKRVHSEGGYGSQGYKYDWKIEEAQKNILRTHTTAVSARMLYKLAQQEKFTPVKYFSIDRVFRNETLDATHLAEFHQIEGVVADYGLTLGDLMGVLHQFFTKLGITKLRFKPAYNPYTEPSMEVFSYHEGLQKWVEVGNSGVFRPEMLLPMGLPEDVSVIAWGLSLERPTMIKYGINNIRELVGHKVNLQMVYDGPICRLES is encoded by the exons ATGTccaacaaaaaggaaaacagtcaTGTCAAGATCACCAG GAGTCAGGCCAACGACCTGGCTGTGGTGATCTCTCGCATGCAGGCGAAAGCAGACCAGGTGGAGAAGAACATCCTGGCGTCAGAGAAGCTGCTGGACGCG gACACAGAGCGTGATAGGAAGAAGCAGCCTCTGATCCACCAGAAGGAGAACGCAAACAACCTGGGTGAGGCCGAGGGGCTGCTGAAGGACCTCTTCATGGACGTTGACAAGGCCAAGCGGCTGCACCACCCGCAGGCCAAAGAGATCGAGAGAGA TGTTAAAAACCTCCATGATCGCTGGGTGAAGGACTGCGGCGTCTACAGGGAGCTGTACTCCCGACCGCTAGTTCTGGACCCCAAACAAAAGATCGACTGGGGTCCTCTGCTGGATGAAAAACTG AAACAGCTGAATGCAGACGGATACGGCCCCAACCTGACGGATTTAGAGAAGCAGATAGCAGCACATAACATCCTGCACCAGGAGATCGAGGCCTACAGCGACCAGCTGCAGCCCAGCACCACCACTTCACCG GAGCAGTACAGCGCCCTCAAAGAGAAATATGCCAAACTttat GAGAGCTCCCAGCGGAGACGAGCAAACCTGGCCTCTCTGTACGAGTACGTGCAGGGCTGCAGTAAGGAGCTGGTCTACCTGTCGGGCCAGCAGGAGAGGATCCTCCAGAGAGACTGGAGCGACCGCATGGCCGACCCCCGAGGCGTCCGCATGGAGTACGAG CAGCAGCTCGAGATTATTGGcattcctttgcttttttattgtaattttactgGGACTGAACAAACTGTTGATATTTTCAGTGATGTGTCTCTTGCGTTTGTCCCCGTGCAGAAACTGTCCTTCGGGAAGATCGGCTTCAGTAAGGCGATGTCCAACAAGTGGATCAGAGTGGACAAATCATCCGAGGGCGGCCCGCGGATTTTCAGGACT gtggaCAGCATCGAGGACCAGGTCAGAgagaagctgctgcaggtgCAGAACGGAAACACCTCCgagctggaggagaaagagaagaacgAGCTGAAGAAGAGGAAGCTGCTCTCTGAAGT GACGGTGAAGTCGTACTGGATCAGGAAAGGCGGCTCGTTCAGCACCACCGTCACCAAACAGGAGACGGAGCTCACTCCCGAGATGATTGCCAA TGGCAGCTGGAAGGAGAAGAAGTTTAAGCCGTATAACTTCGAGGCGATGGGCGTGGCTCCTGACTGCGGACACCTGCACCCGCTGCTGAAGGTGCGGACGCAGTTCAGGCAGATCTTCCTGGAGATGGG CTTCACAGAAATGCCGACCAACAACTTCATCGAGAGCTCTTTCTGGAACTTCGACTCGCTGTTTCAGCCTCAGCAGCACCCGGCCAGAGACGCACACGACACCTTCTTCCTGTCCG ACCCGGCACTCGCCCACGGGTTCCCGCAGGACTACCTGGAGAGAGTGAAGAGGGTCCACTCAGAGGGAGGCTACGGCTCGCAGGG GTACAAATACGACTGGAAGATCGAGGAGGCTCAGAAGAACATCCTCCGCACTCACACCACAGCGGTCAGCGCACGCATGTTGTACAAACTCGCACAACAG GAGAAGTTCACCCCCGTCAAGTATTTCTCCATCGACCGCGTGTTCAGGAACGAGACGTTAGACGCCACCCACCTGGCCGAGTTCCACCAGATTGAGGGCGTGGTCGCCGACTACGGACTCACACTGGGAGACCTGATGGGCGTCCTGCATCAGTTCTTCACTAAACTAG gaATCACCAAACTGCGCTTCAAGCCTGCCTACAACCCGTACACAGAGCCCAGCATGGAGGTGTTCAGCTACCACGAAG GACTACAGAAGTGGGTTGAAGTGGGAAACTCGGGCGTCTTCAGACCGGAGATGCTGCTGCCGATGGGTCTGCCCGAGGACGTGTCTGTGATAGCCTGGGGACTTTCTCTGGagag GCCCACCATGATCAAATACGGCATCAACAACATCAGAGAGTTGGTGGGACACAAGGTGAACCTGCAGATGGTCTACGACGGCCCCATATGCCGACTGGAGTCCTGA